A genomic segment from Arcobacter acticola encodes:
- a CDS encoding nucleoside 2-deoxyribosyltransferase, protein MKKIYIAGFDVFEPDSIEIGKRFVKLCEEYGFIGLYPLDNVIDFNQEKNKIAQDIYKANVNLINQCDIVIANINAFRGKEADSGTIWECGYASALGKKVFGYMKKEQNYIDTFSKDETKLLNNVVVDLDNRFIEDFDYPINLMIACSVENIVFGTFEDCLKELVK, encoded by the coding sequence ATGAAAAAGATATATATAGCAGGATTCGATGTATTTGAACCCGACTCAATTGAAATTGGAAAAAGATTTGTAAAGCTCTGTGAAGAGTATGGTTTTATTGGACTTTATCCATTAGATAATGTAATAGACTTTAATCAAGAAAAAAATAAGATTGCTCAAGATATTTATAAAGCAAATGTAAATTTGATAAATCAATGTGATATTGTAATTGCAAATATAAATGCTTTTAGAGGTAAAGAAGCCGATAGTGGAACTATTTGGGAATGTGGATATGCAAGTGCTTTGGGTAAAAAAGTTTTTGGATATATGAAAAAAGAGCAAAATTATATTGATACATTTTCAAAGGATGAAACAAAACTTTTGAATAATGTTGTAGTTGATTTAGATAATAGATTTATTGAAGATTTTGATTATCCAATCAATTTAATGATAGCTTGTAGTGTTGAAAATATAGTTTTTGGAACTTTTGAAGATTGTTTAAAGGAACTAGTAAAATGA
- a CDS encoding adenosine deaminase, with product MKEFIQKLPKAELHLHIEGSLEPELMFELAKRNNIKIPYKTIQDIKNAYNFTNLQSFLDIYYAGANVLITKQDFYDLTWNYILKCVENNIIHTEIFFDPQSHTQRGIEFKTVILGIVEALNDAKEKYGITSAIVMCFLRHLSQEEALKTFDEALAFKDYIIGVGLDSSEIGNPPSKFEQVFKKAKEQGFKLVAHAGEEADVSYIFEALDLLNIQRIDHGVQSIKSSFLMERLKKEQIPLTVCPNSNIELKVFENYSQHNIKELLDYGLNVSVNSDDPAYFKGYLNQNFINLWENLDLGKEDIIKLVKNSLNSSFISDDLKKEYIKKVEQIINNEKTKGQI from the coding sequence ATGAAAGAATTTATACAAAAACTACCAAAAGCAGAACTTCATCTTCATATTGAAGGTTCTCTTGAACCTGAATTGATGTTTGAACTTGCAAAAAGAAACAATATAAAAATACCTTACAAAACTATTCAAGATATTAAAAATGCATACAATTTTACAAATTTACAAAGTTTTTTAGATATTTATTACGCAGGAGCAAATGTACTTATTACAAAACAAGATTTTTATGACTTAACTTGGAATTATATTTTAAAATGTGTTGAAAACAATATTATTCATACAGAAATATTTTTTGATCCACAATCACACACTCAAAGAGGAATTGAGTTTAAAACTGTGATTTTAGGAATAGTTGAAGCATTAAATGATGCAAAAGAAAAGTATGGAATCACTTCAGCTATTGTCATGTGTTTTTTAAGACATCTTTCACAAGAAGAAGCTTTGAAAACTTTTGATGAAGCCTTAGCTTTCAAAGATTATATTATAGGTGTGGGACTTGATTCTTCAGAGATTGGAAATCCTCCTTCAAAGTTTGAACAAGTTTTTAAAAAAGCAAAAGAACAGGGTTTTAAATTAGTAGCTCACGCAGGAGAAGAAGCTGATGTTTCTTATATATTTGAGGCCTTAGATTTATTAAATATTCAAAGAATCGATCATGGTGTTCAATCTATAAAATCGTCTTTTTTAATGGAAAGATTAAAAAAAGAGCAAATACCTCTTACTGTTTGTCCAAATTCAAATATTGAGCTAAAAGTATTTGAAAACTATTCACAACACAATATTAAAGAGCTTTTGGATTATGGTTTAAATGTAAGTGTAAATTCTGATGATCCTGCATATTTCAAAGGATATTTAAATCAAAATTTTATAAATTTATGGGAGAATCTAGACTTGGGCAAAGAGGATATTATTAAGTTAGTAAAAAACTCTCTTAATTCATCTTTTATTAGTGATGATTTAAAAAAAGAATATATAAAAAAAGTAGAACAGATAATAAATAATGAAAAAACTAAAGGTCAAATATGA
- a CDS encoding protein tyrosine phosphatase family protein: MSEILNYIKINELISTSGQPSIEQFKEIANNEYEVVINLALHNASNAIENEDKIVTDLNMAYFHIPVNFENPKISDLKLFLNLLQALGANKVWVHCALNYRVSAFMYVYHKYILKSPFENIDLSIFEEWSPPKIWQDLMKVDYEDLYKA; this comes from the coding sequence ATGAGTGAAATTTTAAACTATATAAAAATAAATGAATTAATATCAACTTCAGGACAACCAAGTATTGAGCAGTTTAAAGAGATTGCAAATAACGAATATGAAGTTGTTATAAATCTAGCTTTACACAATGCTTCTAATGCAATTGAAAATGAAGATAAAATTGTAACAGATTTGAATATGGCTTATTTTCATATTCCTGTGAATTTTGAGAATCCAAAAATATCAGATTTAAAACTTTTTTTGAATCTTTTACAAGCTTTAGGAGCAAATAAAGTTTGGGTTCATTGTGCATTAAATTATAGAGTTAGTGCTTTTATGTATGTTTATCATAAATATATTTTGAAATCACCTTTTGAAAATATCGATTTATCTATATTTGAAGAATGGAGTCCACCAAAGATATGGCAAGATTTGATGAAAGTTGATTATGAAGATTTATATAAAGCTTAA
- the metX gene encoding homoserine O-acetyltransferase MetX gives MKIETKIEKFNDHLYLESGRLLESFQIIYETYGELNEDKSNVIVICHALSGSHHAAGRYADEAKPGWWDKFIGDGKVIDTKKYFVICSNNIGSSYGSTNPMSIDPSTKKEYRLKFPVLAISDIVKAQMKLYKRLGISNAVAVIGGSMGGMQALCYAIEHPTFAKEIIAMATTAYTRPWAIAFNKIGMEAIRHDPLFKNGAYKKDDPQVLGLPGLAVGRMAGLICYLSPKLFNKKFGRDYSSTDGLYELFGRFEVEKYLEYNAYSFPKIFDPLSYLYVCKTMNIFDAGRNKDKLADSFDKVQANLHLIAFSDDMLFFPEEMEEIRDVMIKVGKESQVSYLLVDSQSGHDSFLVEVEKFEQHVREILKDK, from the coding sequence TTGAAAATAGAGACAAAAATAGAGAAGTTTAATGATCATTTATATCTTGAAAGTGGAAGACTTTTAGAGTCATTTCAAATCATTTATGAAACTTATGGCGAATTAAACGAAGATAAATCAAATGTAATTGTTATTTGTCATGCTTTATCAGGAAGTCATCATGCAGCTGGACGATATGCAGATGAAGCAAAGCCAGGTTGGTGGGATAAATTCATAGGTGATGGAAAAGTAATTGATACTAAAAAATATTTTGTAATATGTTCAAATAACATAGGAAGCTCTTATGGCTCTACAAATCCTATGAGTATAGACCCCTCAACAAAAAAAGAGTATAGATTAAAATTCCCAGTTTTAGCAATTTCTGATATTGTAAAAGCACAAATGAAACTATATAAAAGACTTGGTATTTCAAATGCAGTGGCTGTAATAGGTGGTAGTATGGGTGGAATGCAAGCACTTTGTTATGCAATAGAACACCCAACTTTTGCAAAAGAGATTATTGCTATGGCAACAACTGCATATACAAGACCTTGGGCAATAGCTTTTAATAAAATAGGAATGGAAGCTATAAGACACGACCCACTATTTAAAAATGGTGCATATAAAAAAGATGATCCACAAGTTTTAGGACTTCCAGGACTTGCTGTTGGAAGAATGGCTGGATTGATTTGTTATTTAAGTCCAAAACTATTTAATAAAAAATTTGGAAGAGATTACTCTTCAACAGATGGATTGTATGAGTTATTTGGAAGATTTGAAGTTGAAAAATACTTAGAATATAACGCTTATAGTTTTCCAAAAATATTTGACCCACTTTCATACCTTTATGTATGTAAAACAATGAATATTTTTGATGCAGGAAGAAATAAAGATAAATTAGCAGACTCTTTTGACAAGGTTCAAGCAAATCTGCATCTAATAGCATTTAGCGATGATATGCTATTTTTCCCAGAAGAAATGGAAGAAATAAGAGATGTTATGATAAAAGTTGGAAAAGAAAGTCAAGTAAGCTACTTGCTAGTAGATAGTCAATCAGGACATGACTCATTTTTAGTAGAAGTAGAAAAATTTGAACAACACGTAAGAGAAATATTAAAGGATAAATAA
- the xseB gene encoding exodeoxyribonuclease VII small subunit, translated as MAEIKDIEQSNFEDKIIKAKELLEKLSNPQITLSDSINVYKTGVKELEDAQKLLDEAKLIFSTQTKF; from the coding sequence ATGGCAGAAATAAAAGATATAGAACAATCAAACTTTGAAGATAAAATCATAAAAGCAAAAGAGCTTTTAGAAAAACTTTCAAATCCACAAATCACACTTAGTGATTCAATAAACGTATATAAAACAGGTGTAAAAGAGCTAGAAGATGCTCAAAAACTTCTAGATGAAGCAAAATTAATATTTTCTACACAAACTAAGTTTTAA
- the radC gene encoding RadC family protein: MKSITQLENIDKPREKLIKKGVKALKNYELLAVLLGSGVKGKDVISLSTEIIKLFEEDFENTNLEKLLNIHGLGISKASQILSSIELSRRYLIKQSKKITSAKDVYDELKEYQNKQQEYFLCLYLDGANHLIQTKIITIGILNQSLVHPREVFSYAIEKRCASIIVAHNHPSGILEASSEDINVTKRLKESGKILGIELLDHLIITNDGFVSLKEEGVL, encoded by the coding sequence ATGAAATCTATCACACAGTTAGAAAACATCGATAAACCCAGAGAAAAACTTATAAAAAAAGGTGTAAAAGCACTAAAAAATTACGAACTTTTAGCAGTTCTTCTTGGAAGTGGTGTTAAGGGAAAAGATGTAATAAGTCTATCAACTGAAATAATAAAGCTTTTTGAAGAAGATTTTGAAAATACAAATCTAGAAAAACTTTTAAATATCCATGGTTTAGGAATATCTAAAGCCTCACAAATTTTAAGCTCAATTGAACTCTCACGAAGATACTTAATAAAACAAAGTAAAAAAATAACATCAGCAAAAGATGTTTACGATGAACTAAAAGAATATCAGAACAAACAACAAGAGTATTTTCTCTGTTTATACTTAGATGGGGCAAATCATCTAATACAAACCAAAATAATCACAATAGGAATACTAAATCAAAGTCTAGTTCACCCAAGAGAAGTATTTTCATACGCAATAGAAAAAAGATGTGCAAGTATAATAGTAGCCCACAATCACCCAAGTGGAATATTAGAAGCTAGTTCTGAAGATATAAATGTAACAAAAAGATTAAAAGAATCTGGAAAAATCCTAGGAATCGAACTGCTTGACCACTTGATAATCACAAATGATGGCTTTGTTAGTTTGAAAGAAGAGGGTGTTTTGTGA
- a CDS encoding BRO-N domain-containing protein codes for MDNKNSIKIFEDKKVRTLWDEEKEQWFVSIIDVIEVLTESVNPTAYWRKLKQRLKEEGNETVTNCHGLKMKAPDGKMRLTDVATTEQLFRLIQSIPSPNAEPFKLWLAKLGQERLDEMSDPELSIDRALKQYLELGYSENWINQRLKSIEIRKELTDEWKSIGLKEGFEFATLTDIITKTWSEKTTKEYKILKGLKKENLRDNMTNTELIKYVGRSFY; via the coding sequence ATGGACAATAAAAATAGTATAAAAATATTTGAAGATAAAAAAGTAAGAACTCTTTGGGATGAAGAAAAAGAGCAATGGTTTGTTTCAATTATTGATGTGATTGAAGTATTGACTGAAAGTGTCAATCCTACAGCTTATTGGAGAAAATTAAAACAAAGATTGAAAGAAGAGGGAAATGAAACCGTGACAAATTGTCACGGTTTGAAAATGAAAGCTCCCGATGGAAAAATGAGGCTTACAGATGTAGCCACAACTGAACAACTTTTTAGACTCATTCAATCAATCCCCTCACCAAATGCTGAGCCATTTAAACTTTGGTTGGCAAAGTTAGGACAAGAGCGACTTGATGAGATGAGTGATCCTGAACTAAGTATCGATAGAGCTTTGAAACAATATTTAGAGTTAGGTTATAGTGAGAATTGGATAAATCAAAGACTAAAAAGTATCGAAATACGAAAAGAGCTTACCGATGAGTGGAAAAGTATAGGCTTAAAAGAGGGATTTGAATTTGCTACCTTGACGGACATCATCACAAAAACTTGGTCAGAAAAAACCACCAAAGAGTACAAAATACTCAAAGGGCTTAAAAAAGAGAATTTAAGAGACAATATGACAAACACGGAGCTTATTAAATATGTTGGCAGAAGCTTCTACTAA
- a CDS encoding type I restriction-modification system subunit M, translating to MINKDKLNNLTNEIWKSAERLRGKFKAYEYQNVIMPMIVIRRLECVLIDGRKRIADDKLQKTPNISKEDLEIFVKTKENSNSSPLPFSNSTNWTLEKIDKEDHTQMENNFRDYIKGFSDNVQEIINKFDFRAVIGQLVEKDRLAAIISQYSKEPLGPEHISNLEMGYVYEELLRKFSEQSGEEAGEHFTPREVIRLMVELLDIKITTKRISIYDPACGTGGMLSITKEHLLEHASNEEEKENIDKLITLYGQELQDQNYAICKSDMLIKGDKNSLITCGNSLIPDDITAKERGDQHELDNNSKKRTFDYMLSNPPFGVTWGGKDGYEKKVSLLKSTRYSAGLPRSNDGALLFLQTIIDKMKPKKDGGSKVAIVFNGSPLSNGDCGSGESEIRRDILERDLLEAIVMLPDQLFYNTGIFTYIWILSNNKDEKRKNKVQLIDARQEWEKEPKSFGNKRKRMEQVHRDNIYAMYQEFDSSENCKVFDTKDFAYHKVAVTFWQTDEDDNKAYQTSEFTKALTPASFKVIQEYYREPLVFKIKGEWLNVKEFEFELTLKANQPFITEYNKELKKIFKNEFKKFDAKEITALIKNFDVEIFYTHPHFIDDNEYIPYGEDIEQFLNDEIGKEIIKYQDAPQLGYEILPNKYFYKYEAPEPTEKLLKEFWDLEKEAEEILISMGKELR from the coding sequence ATGATAAATAAAGACAAACTAAATAATCTCACAAATGAAATATGGAAGTCAGCAGAGCGACTTCGTGGTAAATTTAAAGCATACGAATACCAAAATGTAATTATGCCTATGATTGTAATACGGCGTTTAGAGTGTGTACTTATAGATGGACGAAAAAGAATAGCAGATGATAAACTTCAAAAAACTCCTAATATTTCAAAAGAAGATTTAGAGATCTTTGTAAAAACAAAAGAGAACTCAAATTCTTCACCTTTACCTTTTTCAAATAGTACAAATTGGACTTTAGAAAAGATTGATAAAGAAGACCATACTCAAATGGAAAATAACTTTAGAGACTATATCAAAGGTTTTTCAGATAATGTACAAGAGATTATCAATAAATTTGATTTTAGAGCTGTTATTGGTCAGTTGGTTGAAAAAGACAGATTAGCAGCAATTATTAGTCAATACTCAAAAGAGCCATTAGGTCCTGAACATATTTCAAATCTTGAAATGGGTTATGTTTATGAAGAATTACTTAGAAAGTTTTCAGAGCAAAGTGGTGAAGAAGCAGGGGAACATTTTACTCCAAGAGAAGTAATAAGACTAATGGTTGAACTTCTTGATATAAAAATAACTACTAAAAGAATTTCTATTTATGACCCAGCTTGTGGAACTGGTGGAATGCTTTCTATTACAAAAGAGCATTTACTTGAACACGCTTCAAATGAAGAAGAAAAAGAAAATATAGATAAACTTATCACTCTTTACGGTCAAGAATTACAAGACCAAAATTATGCAATATGTAAATCAGATATGCTTATAAAAGGTGATAAAAACTCTCTTATCACTTGTGGAAATTCACTTATTCCAGATGATATAACAGCTAAAGAAAGAGGTGATCAACACGAACTTGATAACAATAGTAAAAAAAGAACTTTTGATTATATGCTTAGTAATCCTCCTTTTGGTGTAACTTGGGGTGGAAAAGATGGTTATGAAAAAAAAGTTAGTTTATTAAAATCTACAAGATACTCAGCAGGACTTCCTCGTTCAAACGATGGTGCACTTTTATTTTTACAAACTATCATAGATAAAATGAAACCAAAAAAAGATGGTGGTTCTAAAGTAGCTATCGTTTTTAATGGCTCACCTTTGAGTAATGGTGATTGTGGAAGTGGTGAAAGTGAAATACGAAGAGATATTTTAGAGCGTGATTTACTTGAAGCCATCGTGATGCTTCCTGACCAACTTTTTTATAATACGGGAATATTTACTTATATTTGGATTTTATCAAACAACAAAGATGAAAAAAGAAAAAACAAAGTTCAACTAATAGATGCAAGGCAAGAGTGGGAAAAAGAGCCTAAATCTTTTGGAAACAAAAGAAAAAGAATGGAGCAAGTTCATAGGGACAATATCTATGCTATGTATCAAGAGTTTGATTCAAGTGAAAACTGCAAAGTTTTTGATACTAAAGATTTTGCTTATCATAAAGTAGCAGTGACTTTTTGGCAAACTGATGAAGATGATAATAAAGCATACCAAACAAGTGAATTTACAAAAGCTTTGACTCCTGCTAGTTTTAAAGTTATTCAAGAGTATTATCGTGAGCCTTTAGTATTTAAAATAAAAGGTGAGTGGTTAAATGTAAAAGAGTTTGAATTTGAACTTACATTAAAAGCAAATCAGCCTTTTATAACTGAATACAACAAAGAGCTAAAAAAGATATTTAAAAATGAATTTAAAAAATTTGATGCAAAAGAAATAACTGCACTAATAAAAAACTTTGATGTAGAGATTTTTTATACTCATCCTCACTTTATAGATGATAACGAATATATTCCTTATGGAGAAGATATAGAGCAGTTTTTAAATGATGAGATAGGAAAAGAGATAATCAAATACCAAGATGCACCGCAACTAGGATATGAAATCCTTCCAAATAAATATTTTTATAAATACGAAGCACCTGAACCTACAGAAAAATTACTAAAAGAGTTTTGGGATTTAGAAAAAGAAGCAGAAGAGATACTTATATCTATGGGAAAAGAGCTTAGATGA
- a CDS encoding restriction endonuclease subunit S produces the protein MSILMKDSGVQWIGDIPENWKVKVLKRVLAEPLKYGANEAAEFENTDHPRYIRITDFGNDGLLKDDTFKSLEPQIAEPYLLNEGDVLFARSGATVGKTFQFKNYKGKACFAGYLIKANPQNYLISSDFLYYFTKSPAYDTWKESIFTQATIQNIGADKYAYLPVVVPSIKIQKRITDFLDKATLQIDDAIKTKEKQLKTLEALKKSIIHKAVTKGLDDSVEMIDSKIEWIGDIPKSWRVEKLKYIGKSIIGLTYSPNDVTDKENGIHVLRSSNIQNGKMDFGNNVYVDKKIPENLITQKGDILICSRNGSRKLIGKNILIDESNCNCTFGAFMTIFRSNMNKYLYFIFNSTLFSHQAGSFMTSTINQLTINAINNMKVPIPPKDEQKNIIDYLTIEVEKINTLKENVKKQIDKLKEYKKSLIYEYVTGKKQIKG, from the coding sequence ATGAGTATTTTGATGAAAGATTCTGGTGTTCAATGGATAGGAGATATTCCTGAAAACTGGAAAGTAAAAGTTTTAAAAAGAGTTTTAGCAGAACCATTAAAATATGGAGCAAACGAAGCAGCTGAATTTGAAAATACTGATCATCCTCGATATATTAGAATTACAGATTTTGGAAATGATGGATTGTTAAAAGATGATACTTTTAAGTCATTAGAACCACAAATTGCAGAACCATATCTTTTAAATGAAGGAGATGTTTTATTTGCTCGTAGTGGTGCAACTGTAGGAAAAACATTTCAATTCAAAAACTATAAAGGAAAAGCTTGTTTTGCAGGATATTTAATAAAAGCGAATCCTCAAAATTATTTAATATCTTCAGACTTTTTATATTACTTTACTAAATCACCTGCTTATGATACATGGAAAGAATCTATATTTACACAAGCAACAATTCAAAATATCGGTGCAGATAAATATGCATATTTACCGGTAGTAGTTCCATCTATAAAAATTCAAAAGAGAATTACAGATTTTTTAGATAAAGCAACACTACAAATTGATGATGCAATCAAAACAAAAGAGAAACAACTCAAAACTCTGGAAGCCCTTAAAAAATCTATTATCCATAAAGCTGTAACAAAAGGTTTGGATGATAGTGTAGAGATGATTGATAGTAAGATTGAATGGATTGGAGATATTCCAAAGTCTTGGAGAGTAGAAAAATTAAAATATATAGGAAAGTCTATTATTGGCTTAACTTATAGTCCTAATGATGTGACAGACAAAGAAAATGGAATTCATGTTTTACGTTCGTCAAATATTCAAAATGGGAAAATGGATTTTGGAAATAATGTTTATGTTGATAAAAAAATACCAGAAAATTTAATAACCCAAAAAGGTGATATTTTAATTTGTTCAAGAAATGGTAGTCGAAAACTGATAGGTAAGAATATATTAATTGATGAAAGTAATTGCAATTGTACTTTTGGTGCATTTATGACTATTTTTAGAAGCAATATGAATAAATATCTTTATTTTATATTTAATTCAACTTTATTTAGTCATCAAGCAGGAAGTTTTATGACATCAACAATTAATCAATTAACAATTAATGCAATTAATAATATGAAAGTTCCTATTCCTCCAAAAGATGAACAAAAAAATATTATAGATTACTTGACAATAGAAGTAGAAAAAATAAACACTCTAAAAGAAAATGTAAAAAAACAAATAGACAAACTCAAAGAGTACAAAAAATCACTCATCTATGAATATGTAACAGGAAAAAAACAAATAAAGGGGTAG